A single Pseudomonas sp. MM223 DNA region contains:
- the lpxP gene encoding Lipid A biosynthesis palmitoleoyltransferase (*Name lpxP) — MEKFKGALMVGVLRLFAKLPWGAVQRVGAGIGWLMWKVPNSSRNVVRINLAKCFPEMDPVAREQLVGQALRDIGKSFVESACAWIWPPQRSLELVKEVHGLEVLEQALASGKGVVGITSHLGNWEVLNHFYCNQCKPIIFYRPPKLKAVDDLLREQRVQMGNRVAPSTKEGILSVIKEVRRGGQVGIPADPEPAESAGVFVPFLGTQALTSKFVPNMLAGGKAVGVFLHALRLPDGSGFRVILEAAPEAMYSTDVTESAAAMSKVVERYVREYPSQYMWSMKRFKKRPAGEPRWY; from the coding sequence GTGGAAAAGTTCAAGGGCGCCCTGATGGTCGGGGTGCTGCGCCTGTTTGCCAAGCTGCCCTGGGGCGCTGTACAGCGCGTTGGCGCGGGTATTGGCTGGCTGATGTGGAAAGTCCCCAACAGTTCGCGCAACGTGGTGCGGATCAACCTGGCCAAGTGTTTCCCCGAGATGGACCCGGTTGCCCGTGAGCAGCTGGTTGGCCAGGCGCTGCGGGATATCGGCAAATCCTTTGTCGAAAGTGCCTGTGCCTGGATCTGGCCGCCGCAGCGTTCGCTGGAGCTGGTCAAGGAAGTGCACGGCCTGGAAGTGCTGGAGCAGGCCCTGGCCTCGGGCAAGGGCGTGGTGGGTATTACCAGCCACCTGGGCAACTGGGAAGTGCTGAACCACTTCTACTGTAACCAGTGCAAACCAATCATCTTCTACCGCCCGCCAAAGCTGAAGGCGGTGGATGACCTGCTGCGTGAGCAGCGCGTGCAGATGGGCAACCGCGTGGCGCCTTCGACCAAGGAAGGCATCCTCAGCGTCATCAAGGAAGTGCGCCGCGGTGGCCAGGTGGGCATCCCCGCCGACCCGGAGCCGGCAGAATCGGCAGGCGTGTTCGTGCCGTTTCTGGGTACCCAGGCGCTGACCAGCAAGTTCGTGCCGAACATGCTGGCCGGTGGCAAGGCGGTAGGGGTGTTCCTGCATGCCCTGCGGCTGCCGGATGGTTCGGGCTTTCGGGTGATTCTGGAAGCAGCGCCGGAAGCGATGTACAGCACCGATGTGACCGAGTCGGCGGCGGCCATGAGCAAGGTGGTCGAGCGCTATGTGCGCGAATACCCGAGCCAGTACATGTGGAGCATGAAGCGCTTCAAGAAGCGTCCGGCGGGCGAGCCGCGCTGGTACTAA
- the gcvA_1 gene encoding Glycine cleavage system transcriptional activator (*Name gcvA_1), whose translation MFDWNDLRFFLELQRSGRLLTAAKRLNTTHSTVARHIESIEQSLGTALFVQHAQGYEPTPSGQALLKHAEAMENVALLAQEEITQAITPLGKIRLGVTEGIGIMFFTPRMNALFERYPGLEVELVAVPRFVSILNREAEISIHLERPNADLLITRKLTDYRLALYASQDYLDRAPPLRNREDLARHNWIGYVDDLLFSQELLFLNSFCRAPTVVFRSTSVIAQQAAARARLGIAVLPNYMARHDPTLVRVLPGETIQRSYWICTRRELHKSVRLRVVWDYLLALCAAEQDALLAQ comes from the coding sequence ATGTTCGACTGGAACGATCTGCGGTTTTTCCTCGAGTTGCAGCGCAGCGGCCGGCTGCTTACCGCCGCCAAGCGCCTTAACACCACCCACAGCACCGTAGCCCGGCATATCGAGAGCATCGAGCAAAGCCTGGGCACTGCGCTGTTCGTGCAGCATGCCCAGGGCTATGAGCCGACCCCTTCAGGCCAGGCCCTGCTCAAGCATGCCGAAGCCATGGAAAACGTCGCGCTGCTGGCACAGGAAGAAATTACCCAGGCCATCACCCCGCTGGGCAAGATCCGCCTGGGGGTCACCGAAGGCATCGGCATCATGTTCTTCACCCCGCGCATGAACGCACTGTTCGAGCGCTACCCGGGGCTGGAGGTGGAACTGGTGGCGGTGCCGCGCTTTGTCAGCATCCTCAACCGCGAAGCGGAGATCAGCATCCACCTGGAACGGCCCAACGCCGACCTGCTGATCACCCGCAAGCTCACCGACTACCGCCTGGCGCTGTACGCCAGCCAGGACTATCTGGACCGGGCGCCGCCTCTGCGCAACCGCGAGGACCTGGCGCGGCACAACTGGATCGGCTACGTCGACGACCTGCTGTTCAGCCAGGAACTGCTGTTTCTCAACAGTTTCTGCCGGGCACCGACGGTGGTGTTTCGCAGCACCAGCGTGATCGCCCAACAAGCCGCCGCCCGCGCCAGGCTGGGCATCGCCGTGCTGCCCAACTACATGGCTCGCCACGACCCGACGCTGGTGCGCGTACTGCCTGGCGAGACCATCCAGCGCAGCTACTGGATCTGCACCCGCCGCGAGCTGCACAAATCGGTGCGCCTGCGGGTGGTGTGGGACTACCTGCTGGCATTGTGCGCAGCGGAACAGGACGCGCTGCTAGCCCAGTAG
- the glyS gene encoding Glycine--tRNA ligase beta subunit (*Name glyS), translating to MSAQDFLVELGTEELPPKALATLGDAFLAGIEKGLQAAGLNYTGKQVYAAPRRLAVLIRQLDVQQPDRSINIDGPPLQAAFKDGEPTQAALGFAKKCGVELAEIDQSGPKLRFSQHIPGKSTVGLLPTIVEDSLNDLPIPKRMRWAASREEFVRPTQWLVMLLGDQVVDCTILSQKAGRESRGHRFHHPENVVITTPANYVEDLRKAYVLADFAERRELISKRTAELAMQQEGTAIVPPALLDEVTALVEWPVPLVCSFEERFLEVPQEALITTMQDNQKYFCLLDSEGKLLPRFITVANVESRDPKQIVQGNEKVVRPRLTDAEFFFKQDKKQPLETFNERLKNVVFQAQLGTVYDKAERVSKLAAFIAPLIGGDAQRAGRAGLLSKCDLATEMVGEFPEMQGVAGYYYALNDGEPEDVALALNEQYMPRGAGAELPQTLTGAAVAIADKLDTLVGIFGIGMLPTGSKDPYALRRAALGVLRILIEKQLDLNLTGAVEFAVKQFGAKVKAAGLAEQVLEFIFDRLRARYEDEGIDVATYLSVRALQPGSALDFDQRVQAVQAFRKLPEAEALAAVNKRVSNLLSKAEGAIAEQVEPKYFDNANEFSLYSAIQQADQAVQPMAAARQYSESLARLAALRDPVDAFFEAVMVNAEDAKVRANRYALLSRLRGLFLGVADISLLG from the coding sequence ATGAGTGCTCAAGATTTCCTGGTAGAACTGGGCACCGAAGAGCTGCCACCCAAAGCCCTGGCCACCCTCGGCGACGCCTTCCTGGCCGGTATCGAGAAAGGCCTGCAGGCCGCCGGCCTGAACTACACCGGCAAGCAGGTGTACGCCGCGCCGCGCCGCCTGGCCGTACTGATCCGCCAGCTGGACGTGCAGCAGCCTGACCGCAGCATCAATATCGACGGCCCACCCCTGCAGGCGGCTTTCAAAGACGGCGAGCCGACCCAGGCTGCCCTGGGCTTCGCCAAGAAGTGCGGCGTGGAGCTGGCCGAAATCGACCAGAGCGGCCCCAAGCTGCGCTTCTCCCAGCACATCCCGGGCAAGTCCACCGTCGGCCTGCTGCCAACCATCGTCGAAGACTCGCTCAACGACCTGCCGATTCCCAAGCGCATGCGCTGGGCGGCCAGCCGTGAAGAGTTCGTGCGCCCGACCCAATGGCTGGTGATGCTGCTGGGCGACCAGGTGGTCGACTGCACCATCCTGTCGCAGAAAGCCGGCCGTGAATCCCGTGGCCACCGCTTCCACCACCCGGAAAACGTGGTCATCACCACCCCGGCCAACTACGTCGAAGACCTGCGCAAGGCCTACGTGCTGGCCGACTTCGCCGAGCGCCGCGAGCTGATCAGCAAGCGTACCGCCGAGCTGGCCATGCAGCAGGAAGGCACCGCCATCGTGCCGCCTGCGCTGCTGGACGAAGTGACTGCCCTGGTCGAGTGGCCAGTGCCGCTGGTGTGCTCGTTCGAGGAACGTTTCCTCGAAGTGCCACAGGAAGCCCTGATCACCACCATGCAGGACAACCAGAAGTACTTCTGCCTGCTGGACAGCGAAGGCAAGCTGCTGCCGCGCTTCATCACCGTGGCCAACGTCGAAAGCCGCGACCCGAAGCAGATCGTGCAAGGCAACGAGAAGGTCGTGCGCCCACGCCTGACCGACGCCGAGTTCTTCTTCAAGCAGGACAAGAAGCAGCCGCTGGAAACCTTCAACGAGCGCCTGAAAAACGTGGTGTTCCAGGCGCAGCTGGGCACTGTGTACGACAAGGCCGAGCGTGTTTCCAAACTGGCTGCATTCATTGCCCCGCTGATCGGCGGCGACGCCCAGCGCGCTGGCCGTGCCGGCCTGCTGTCCAAGTGCGACCTGGCCACCGAGATGGTCGGCGAATTCCCTGAAATGCAGGGTGTTGCCGGTTACTACTACGCGCTCAACGACGGTGAGCCGGAAGACGTCGCCCTGGCCCTGAACGAGCAGTACATGCCGCGCGGCGCTGGCGCCGAGCTGCCGCAGACCCTCACCGGTGCTGCCGTGGCCATCGCCGACAAACTCGACACCCTGGTTGGCATCTTCGGCATCGGCATGCTGCCCACCGGTAGCAAGGACCCGTACGCCCTGCGCCGTGCCGCCCTGGGCGTGCTGCGCATCCTGATCGAGAAGCAGCTGGACCTGAACCTGACCGGTGCGGTCGAGTTCGCCGTCAAGCAGTTCGGTGCCAAGGTCAAGGCCGCCGGCCTGGCCGAGCAGGTACTGGAGTTCATCTTCGACCGCCTGCGTGCGCGTTACGAAGACGAAGGCATCGATGTGGCCACCTACCTGTCGGTGCGTGCCCTGCAGCCAGGCTCCGCCCTGGACTTCGACCAGCGTGTGCAGGCCGTGCAGGCCTTCCGCAAGCTGCCAGAAGCCGAAGCCCTGGCCGCGGTGAACAAGCGTGTGTCGAACCTGCTGAGCAAGGCCGAAGGCGCCATCGCCGAACAGGTCGAGCCGAAGTACTTCGACAACGCCAACGAGTTCTCGCTGTACTCCGCCATCCAGCAGGCCGACCAGGCCGTGCAACCGATGGCTGCTGCACGCCAGTACAGTGAATCGCTGGCCCGCCTGGCGGCCCTGCGTGACCCGGTCGACGCCTTCTTCGAGGCGGTGATGGTCAACGCTGAAGACGCCAAGGTACGCGCCAACCGTTATGCCCTGCTCAGCCGCCTGCGCGGCCTGTTCCTGGGCGTGGCCGACATTTCGCTGCTGGGGTAA
- the tag gene encoding DNA-3-methyladenine glycosylase 1 (*Name tag): MPRCFWCTDDPLYQAYHDQEWGTPQRDPALLFEMLLLEGFQAGLSWITVLRKRERYREVMYGFDPVKLAAMGDERIEELMQDAGIIRNRLKLKAARRNAQAWLAVDNPAEWLWSFVGGVPKINHFAGRSDVPAVTDEAKAMSKALQKAGFTFVGPTICYAFMQATGMVMDHTTDCDRYAALLR, from the coding sequence ATGCCACGCTGCTTTTGGTGTACCGACGATCCGTTGTACCAGGCCTACCACGACCAGGAATGGGGAACGCCACAGCGTGACCCGGCGTTGCTCTTCGAGATGCTTTTGCTCGAAGGGTTCCAGGCCGGGCTTTCGTGGATAACCGTTTTGCGCAAACGCGAGCGTTATCGCGAGGTGATGTATGGCTTCGACCCGGTGAAACTGGCGGCCATGGGCGACGAACGCATCGAAGAATTGATGCAGGACGCCGGCATCATCCGCAACCGCCTCAAGCTCAAGGCCGCCCGGCGCAACGCCCAGGCCTGGCTGGCTGTGGATAACCCGGCCGAATGGTTGTGGTCGTTCGTCGGCGGTGTGCCGAAGATCAACCATTTCGCAGGCCGCAGCGACGTGCCGGCAGTTACCGATGAAGCCAAGGCCATGAGCAAGGCCCTGCAGAAAGCCGGCTTCACCTTTGTTGGCCCGACCATCTGCTACGCCTTCATGCAGGCCACCGGCATGGTCATGGACCACACCACCGATTGCGATCGCTACGCCGCCTTGTTGCGCTGA
- a CDS encoding putative metallo-hydrolase: MIIGNNLHVDAFYDKATSTISYLVMDRETRQCALIDSVLDYDPKSGRTCSASADRLIERVIELNASVRWVLETHVHADHLSAAAYLKEKLGGHTAIGAHITQVQKVFGALFNAEPGFARDGSQFDVLLEDEGGFRIGNLHARALHTPGHTPACMSFMIEDAGEIAVFVGDTLFMPDYGTARCDFPGADARTLYRSIRRLLAFPDQTRLFMCHDYLPGGRDMQYVTTVAEQRASNIHIHQGIDEDSFVAMREARDKTLDMPVLILPSVQVNMRSGQLPPPEENGVSYLKVPLNKL; the protein is encoded by the coding sequence ATGATCATCGGCAACAACCTTCACGTGGACGCCTTTTACGACAAGGCGACCTCGACCATCAGCTACCTGGTCATGGACCGTGAAACCCGGCAATGCGCATTGATCGACAGCGTGCTGGATTACGACCCCAAGTCCGGGCGCACGTGCAGCGCCTCGGCGGATCGCCTGATCGAGCGCGTGATCGAGCTGAATGCCAGCGTGCGGTGGGTGCTGGAAACCCATGTACATGCCGACCATCTTTCAGCGGCTGCCTACCTGAAGGAGAAGCTGGGCGGCCATACCGCTATCGGTGCGCACATCACCCAGGTGCAGAAAGTGTTCGGTGCCTTGTTCAATGCAGAGCCCGGCTTCGCCCGTGATGGCAGCCAGTTCGATGTGCTGCTTGAGGACGAGGGAGGTTTCCGTATCGGCAACCTGCACGCCCGGGCGCTGCACACGCCAGGGCACACACCCGCGTGCATGAGCTTCATGATCGAGGACGCCGGCGAGATCGCGGTGTTTGTGGGTGACACTCTGTTCATGCCCGACTACGGCACTGCCCGCTGCGACTTCCCGGGGGCCGATGCCCGTACCCTGTACCGCTCGATCCGTCGTCTGCTGGCTTTCCCCGACCAGACACGGCTGTTCATGTGCCATGACTACCTGCCAGGTGGCCGCGACATGCAGTACGTCACCACCGTGGCCGAGCAGCGCGCCAGTAACATCCACATTCACCAGGGCATCGATGAAGACAGTTTCGTCGCCATGCGCGAAGCCCGTGACAAGACCCTCGACATGCCCGTGCTGATACTGCCTTCGGTGCAGGTGAACATGCGCAGCGGCCAGCTTCCTCCGCCGGAAGAGAACGGCGTGAGCTATCTGAAAGTCCCGCTGAACAAGCTGTAA
- the alkJ gene encoding Alcohol dehydrogenase [acceptor] (*Name alkJ), with amino-acid sequence MPSADSAFEYVVVGAGPAGCLLANRLSADPSCRVLLLEAGGRDNYPWIHIPVGYLYCIGNPRTDWCFKTEAQPGLGGRALGYPRGKVLGGCSSINGMIYMRGQAADYDRWAEQGNDGWAWNDVLPLFKASENHFAGASDHHGSEGEWRVERQRYSWPILDAFRDAAEQSGIGKVDDFNTGDNQGCGYFQVNQRSGVRWNASKAFLRPIKDRANLTVLTGVQVDQVLLNNTRARAVKAFWQGAWHEFAARREIILCAGAVGSPGILQRSGIGPRPLLESLGIGVRHDMPGVGGNLQDHLQLRLIYQVRNTRTLNQMANSLLGKMGMGLRYLYDRSGPLAMAPSQLGAFVRSSPEQATANLQYHVQPLSLERFGEPLHAFPAFTASVCNLRPASRGRIDICSTDMNSTPLINPNYLSDPQDLRVAADAIRLTRRIVQAPALAAFEPKEYLPGPTMQTEQDLFEAAGKIGTTIFHPVGTCRMGSGALDVVDNQLRVHGIPGLRVADASIMPQITSGNTCSPTLMIAEKAAQLILKGAAIQTYLNEDAIPTP; translated from the coding sequence ATGCCATCAGCCGATTCTGCCTTTGAATACGTGGTCGTAGGGGCCGGTCCCGCCGGTTGCCTGCTGGCCAATCGTTTGTCCGCCGACCCTTCCTGCCGCGTGCTGCTGCTGGAGGCGGGTGGCCGCGACAACTATCCCTGGATCCACATCCCCGTCGGTTACCTCTACTGCATCGGCAACCCGCGCACAGACTGGTGTTTCAAGACCGAGGCACAGCCCGGCCTGGGTGGCCGGGCACTGGGCTATCCACGGGGCAAAGTGCTCGGTGGCTGTTCTTCGATCAACGGCATGATCTACATGCGTGGCCAGGCGGCCGACTATGACCGTTGGGCCGAGCAAGGCAACGATGGCTGGGCCTGGAACGATGTGCTGCCGCTGTTCAAGGCCAGCGAAAACCACTTTGCCGGTGCCAGCGACCACCACGGCAGCGAGGGCGAATGGCGGGTCGAGCGCCAGCGCTACAGCTGGCCGATCCTCGATGCTTTCCGTGATGCCGCCGAGCAAAGCGGTATCGGCAAGGTCGACGACTTCAACACCGGCGACAATCAGGGCTGTGGATACTTTCAGGTCAACCAGCGCAGCGGCGTACGCTGGAACGCGTCCAAAGCTTTTCTGCGGCCGATAAAGGACCGCGCCAACCTCACCGTGCTGACCGGCGTTCAGGTTGACCAGGTACTGCTCAACAATACCCGGGCGCGGGCCGTGAAAGCGTTTTGGCAAGGTGCCTGGCACGAGTTTGCGGCGCGTCGCGAAATCATCCTCTGCGCCGGCGCCGTCGGTTCACCCGGTATCCTTCAGCGCTCCGGCATCGGCCCGCGCCCGCTGCTGGAAAGCCTGGGTATCGGCGTACGCCACGATATGCCGGGCGTGGGTGGCAACCTTCAGGACCACCTGCAATTGCGCCTTATCTACCAGGTCCGCAACACCCGCACCTTGAACCAGATGGCCAATAGCCTTTTGGGCAAGATGGGCATGGGCCTGCGCTACCTCTACGACCGCAGCGGCCCGCTGGCCATGGCGCCGAGCCAGCTGGGCGCGTTCGTGCGTTCAAGCCCGGAACAGGCCACCGCCAACCTGCAGTATCACGTGCAGCCGCTGTCACTGGAGCGCTTCGGTGAGCCGTTACACGCGTTCCCGGCCTTTACCGCGTCGGTGTGCAACCTGCGCCCGGCCAGCCGCGGGCGTATCGATATCTGCAGCACCGACATGAACAGCACGCCGCTGATCAACCCCAACTACCTCAGCGACCCACAGGACCTGCGCGTCGCAGCCGATGCCATCCGCCTTACCCGGCGCATCGTACAGGCCCCTGCCCTTGCAGCGTTCGAGCCCAAGGAATACCTGCCAGGCCCAACAATGCAAACCGAGCAAGACCTGTTCGAAGCCGCCGGCAAGATTGGCACCACTATCTTCCACCCAGTGGGTACCTGTCGTATGGGCAGCGGCGCCCTGGACGTTGTGGATAACCAGCTGCGCGTACACGGCATCCCCGGCTTGCGCGTGGCCGATGCCTCGATCATGCCGCAGATCACCTCCGGTAATACCTGTTCACCGACCCTTATGATCGCCGAGAAGGCGGCGCAACTGATCCTCAAAGGAGCTGCTATCCAAACCTACTTGAACGAAGACGCGATACCGACCCCCTGA
- the gmhB gene encoding D-glycero-beta-D-manno-heptose-1,7-bisphosphate 7-phosphatase (*Name gmhB), translating to MKLLILDRDGVINHDSDAYIKTLEEWVPIPGSVEAIAQLSKAGWTVAVATNQSGIARGYYTLATLEAMHARLRALVAEQGGEVGHIVYCPHGPDEGCDCRKPKPGMLVAIAEHYQVSLPGVWFVGDSKGDLEAALAVGAQPVLVKTGKGERTLEKGVPETTLIFDDLAAIARQLI from the coding sequence TTGAAACTGCTGATTCTCGACCGTGACGGGGTCATCAACCATGACTCCGACGCCTACATCAAGACGCTGGAAGAATGGGTGCCGATCCCTGGCTCGGTCGAGGCCATCGCGCAGTTGAGCAAAGCGGGCTGGACGGTGGCCGTGGCCACCAACCAGTCCGGCATTGCCCGTGGCTACTACACACTGGCAACCCTCGAGGCCATGCACGCACGCCTGCGCGCGCTGGTGGCCGAGCAGGGGGGCGAGGTGGGCCATATCGTGTATTGCCCGCACGGGCCGGACGAAGGCTGCGATTGTCGCAAGCCAAAGCCTGGCATGCTGGTGGCGATTGCCGAGCATTACCAGGTCAGCCTGCCAGGCGTCTGGTTCGTCGGTGACAGCAAAGGTGACCTGGAGGCCGCCCTGGCCGTCGGTGCACAACCCGTGTTGGTAAAAACCGGCAAGGGCGAGCGGACCCTGGAAAAAGGTGTCCCTGAAACTACACTGATTTTCGACGATCTGGCAGCTATCGCCAGACAACTAATTTAA
- the norR_1 gene encoding Anaerobic nitric oxide reductase transcription regulator NorR (*Name norR_1) gives MPEAHPLILALVSYLEHDALPAIVLDTDYNILAANAAYRRQFGRHDQAPLGEKCHKVSHHYAVPCDQAGEHCPMRKAWDSKVPERVLHVHHTPRGPEHVDVELRPILDEQGRVVAFVERLTTITLASAQPQEQGLVGRAPAFKAALASLQRAAPAQIPVLLQGESGSGKELFARAVHMGSPRANGPLVVVDCTGLTESLFESELFGYEKGAFTGANQRKIGLAEAAHGGTLFLDEIGEVPLAMQVKLLRLIESGSFRPVGSLRTVHSDFRLVSATHKPLKQMVAEGTFREDLYYRISGFPIRLPALRERVEDLPLLAQSLLQRMAGKPTPRLSDDALQQLELHPFPGNIRELRNILERARLFADDGLIRPEHLPEDIGPAGAFTTGGRRSNLGELAQALEQFKGSRSELASHLGMSERTLYRRLKALGLN, from the coding sequence ATGCCTGAAGCTCATCCCCTCATCCTAGCCTTGGTTTCCTACCTTGAGCACGACGCCCTGCCGGCAATCGTGCTGGACACCGACTACAACATCCTGGCTGCCAACGCCGCCTATCGCCGTCAGTTCGGCCGCCATGACCAGGCCCCGCTGGGTGAGAAGTGCCACAAGGTCTCGCACCACTATGCCGTACCGTGCGACCAGGCCGGCGAGCATTGCCCCATGCGCAAGGCGTGGGACAGCAAGGTGCCCGAGCGAGTGCTGCATGTTCATCACACACCACGCGGCCCCGAGCATGTCGATGTCGAGCTGCGGCCAATACTGGATGAACAGGGCAGGGTGGTGGCCTTTGTCGAACGCCTGACCACCATCACCCTCGCGTCAGCGCAACCTCAGGAGCAGGGCCTGGTCGGTCGCGCACCCGCCTTCAAGGCTGCCTTGGCCAGCCTGCAACGTGCGGCGCCAGCGCAGATACCGGTGCTGCTGCAGGGTGAGTCGGGTAGCGGTAAAGAACTGTTCGCCCGTGCGGTACACATGGGCAGCCCCAGAGCCAACGGCCCGCTGGTGGTGGTCGACTGCACTGGCCTGACTGAATCGTTGTTCGAAAGCGAGTTGTTCGGTTACGAGAAAGGCGCGTTCACCGGTGCCAACCAGCGCAAGATCGGCCTGGCCGAGGCGGCCCATGGCGGCACACTGTTCCTCGACGAAATCGGCGAAGTGCCATTGGCAATGCAGGTGAAGCTGCTGCGTCTGATCGAGTCCGGCAGCTTCCGCCCGGTGGGCAGCCTGCGCACGGTGCATTCAGATTTCCGCCTGGTATCGGCCACTCACAAGCCGCTCAAACAGATGGTTGCCGAGGGTACCTTCCGTGAAGACCTGTATTACCGCATCAGCGGCTTCCCGATTCGCCTGCCGGCGTTGCGCGAGCGGGTGGAAGACCTGCCGCTGCTCGCGCAGAGCCTGCTGCAGCGCATGGCCGGCAAGCCGACGCCCAGGCTGAGTGACGATGCCTTGCAGCAACTTGAGTTGCATCCGTTTCCGGGCAATATCCGCGAGCTGCGCAATATTCTGGAAAGGGCGCGGTTGTTTGCCGATGACGGGCTGATCCGCCCTGAACACTTGCCGGAAGATATCGGGCCGGCGGGGGCGTTCACCACAGGTGGCCGTCGCAGCAACCTGGGTGAGCTGGCGCAGGCGCTGGAACAGTTCAAGGGTTCGCGCAGTGAACTGGCCAGCCATCTTGGCATGAGTGAACGTACCCTCTATCGCCGCTTGAAGGCCCTTGGGCTGAACTAA
- the glyQ gene encoding Glycine--tRNA ligase alpha subunit (*Name glyQ), whose amino-acid sequence MSQPTPAVRTFQDLILALQNYWAAQGCVVLQPYDMEVGAGTFHTATFLRAVGPETWNAAYVQPSRRPADGRYGENPNRLQHYYQFQVVLKPNPANFQELYLGSLKAIGLDPLVHDIRFVEDNWESPTLGAWGLGWEIWLNGMEVTQFTYFQQVGGIECYPVTGEITYGLERLAMYIQGVDSVYDLVWADGPFGKVTYGDVFHQNEVEQSTYNFEHANVDKLFELFDFYESEANRLIKLDLPLPTYEMVLKASHTFNLLDARRAISVTERQRYILRVRTLARDVAQSYLQARARLGFPMATPELRDEVLAKLEAAQ is encoded by the coding sequence GTGAGCCAGCCTACGCCAGCCGTGCGTACCTTCCAAGACCTGATCCTCGCCCTGCAGAACTACTGGGCAGCTCAAGGTTGTGTGGTGCTTCAGCCCTACGATATGGAAGTAGGCGCCGGCACTTTCCATACCGCCACGTTCCTGCGCGCCGTCGGCCCAGAGACCTGGAACGCCGCCTACGTGCAGCCTAGCCGTCGCCCTGCCGACGGGCGGTATGGCGAAAACCCAAACCGCCTGCAGCACTACTACCAGTTCCAGGTAGTGCTCAAGCCAAACCCGGCCAACTTCCAGGAGCTGTACCTCGGCTCGCTGAAAGCCATCGGCCTGGACCCGCTGGTGCACGACATCCGTTTCGTCGAAGACAACTGGGAATCGCCGACCCTCGGCGCCTGGGGTCTGGGCTGGGAAATCTGGCTCAACGGCATGGAAGTCACCCAGTTCACCTACTTCCAGCAGGTAGGCGGTATCGAGTGCTACCCGGTCACCGGTGAAATCACCTACGGCCTGGAGCGCCTGGCCATGTACATCCAGGGCGTCGATTCGGTGTACGACCTGGTGTGGGCCGATGGCCCGTTCGGCAAAGTCACCTACGGCGACGTGTTCCACCAGAACGAGGTGGAGCAGTCGACCTACAACTTCGAACACGCCAACGTCGACAAGCTGTTCGAACTGTTCGACTTCTACGAAAGCGAAGCCAACCGCCTGATCAAGCTGGATCTGCCGTTGCCGACCTACGAAATGGTCCTGAAGGCCTCGCACACCTTCAACCTGCTGGACGCCCGCCGCGCCATCTCGGTAACCGAGCGCCAGCGTTACATCCTGCGTGTACGTACCCTGGCCCGGGACGTGGCGCAAAGCTATCTGCAAGCCCGCGCACGCCTGGGCTTCCCGATGGCCACCCCTGAATTGCGTGACGAAGTGTTGGCTAAGCTGGAGGCTGCACAATGA